The Sphingobacterium lactis sequence GATCAATCGCTGACCGCATCATGGATGCGGAATGTAAATTGGTCATTACCGCAGACGGCGGTTTCCGTGGTCAGAAGGTGCTGGAATTGAAATCCATTGTCGACGATGCCCTAATGCAGTGCGATTCTGTCGAGAAGGTGATCGTCCTTACCCGTACGCGCACACCGATCTCCATGATCAAGGGCCGCGATGTATGGTGGGAAGATGAAATCAAGAAAGTGGAAACCATGGGCAACCCGCCATGTCCTGCCGAGGAAATGGATGCGGAAGATACCCTATTCATCCTGTATACATCTGGTTCAACAGGGAAACCGAAGGGTGTGGTACACACAACCGCAGGTTATATGGTCTATACAGGCTATACATTTGCCAATACGTTCCAATACCAACCGGGAGAGGTGTATTTTTGTACGGCAGATATCGGTTGGATCACCGGTCACAGTTACATCATTTATGGGCCGTTATCACAGGGGGCAACATCCTTGATGTTCGAAGGTATCCCGACCTATCCGGATGCCAGTCGCTTCTGGGACATCGTTGAAAAATATAAAGTAAACACACTCTATACGGCACCTACCGCCATCCGTTCGTTGATGGCCTTTGGTGATGAATTCATCGAGGGTAAGGATCTTTCCTCCCTACGTGTATTGGGTACGGTTGGTGAGCCGATCAATGAGGAGGCTTGGAACTGGTACCACGATAAAGTCGGCGGCGGAAAATGTCCGATTGTGGATACGTGGTGGCAAACGGAGAATGGCGGTCACCTGATTACGCCGATCGCTGGTATTACACCGGAAATTCCGGGATATGCGATGTTGCCATTGCCAGGCGTTCAACCGGCATTGATGGATGAGAACGGCGAGGAAATCCAAGGGAACGATGTTTCCGGAAATCTCTGCATAAAATTCCCATGGCCGGGCATGCTGCGCACCACATGGGGCGACCATGAACGCTGTCGTCAGACCTATTTCTCCACGTATGAGAACATGTACTTCACCGGCGACGGCTGCTACCGTAGCCCGGAGGGATATTACCGCATCACAGGCCGTGTGGATGACGTATTGAACGTATCCGGCCACCGTATCGGTACAGCCGAGGTGGAGAATGCCATCAATATGCACGCAGACGTTGTAGAATCGGCAATCGTAGGCTACCCGCATCCAGTAAAAGGACAGGGAATTTATGCCTATGTCATCGCCAACCACCATATCGACGCCGAAAAGACACGCCAGGATATCCTGCAGACCGTGACTCGAATCATTGGCGCCATTGCAAAACCGGATATTATCCAGTTTGTCGATGACCTGCCCAAAACCCGATCCGGTAAGATCATGCGCCGTATCCTCCGCAAAATCGCGGAAGGCGAACTCGAATCACTCGGCGACACCTCAACCCTACAAGACCCAACGGTGGTGGAAGCCATCATTGAAGGATCAAAACAAATGAAGTAACGCAAAAAATAAGCTCGGCATGCCGAGCTTATTTTTTGCGTTGATTTGAGATGTGAAATGGAGATTTGAGATATGAGATATGAGATATGAGATAGAAAGGGGGATATTGGTGTGATACCTAAAATCTCCGCTAGTTCTTAACTATTCACTTAATCTTATGTCTCAATTCTTACATATAATCTTCACGCTATCCCTCCCACTGTCTCAAATCTCACATCTCACATCTCATATCTACAAGTTGTATGTAAATGATATATAGAATCCTCTTGGAATAACCTTCGGCCCATCGTTGTAGATGGACTGGAAGCCACGGGTTCCTTGCAGGCGGACATCATAGCGCAAATAGTTTATTCCCACACCATAGTTTGCGCCCCATTCCTGTTTTCTAAGGGAGTCTTTGAAATCCAGTTTTTGGTCTCCAATTTTTGCTTTCAGGTAATGGGTGTAGTAAGCACCGGCGAAGACATAGAAATTTGTACCAAATTGTAGGTTTAAGGGAACCATGATGCCTTCTCTGGAGAAAGTCTGCTGTGCGGACTGGCTGCTGTTGTAGTTGTAGAGCCCTTCAAGACTCAATGAAAATTGCCGATGGAAACGATATTGGAGCCGAACACCACCGCTGGCAGCAGCATCTTCCTTGGCATCAAAGAATTCCTCTTTATACGAGTGGCTGCTGCTTCCGAGGCCGAAGGTGAGTCCATAGGTGAACCGCTGGTAGTTCCGTCCACCCTTACCGCGCTTTACATCCATGCTGCTGATCGCCAGAATTTCCGGTTGGCTGGCAAGGTCATCCACTAGATCTGCTGTGTACTGGGCGACCTTTTCCATTCCTGGATAATCTAGCAGATCGGCTTTGTCAGCTGGTTTGTGATAAGGTGATTTACTACCTGTATACACGTGGATGGCAGGAATTCCCTTTTTGCCGAAAGGATCGGTATCCGTTCGCATTTCAATCAAACTGGACACATTCTTTACCTGCAATTCACGAGCATGCTTGTGGGCAAGCTCCTTTCCATTGGCCAATGTGCCGATGCCCTTCAGTCCGAGTCCACCATTTTTTGACAGCATACCCACCATATCAAAGCTGAACATTGCCTTGATCTGAATGAGGGTATCAGTGGCCAAATGGTCCACAAAATATTTGGATCCGTTCAGGCCGGATTCTTCGGCATCAAAGGCAATGAAGATCAAGCTGCGCTTCGGTCGATTTTCTGGCTTTCCATAATAACTGGCTAATTCCAGCAAAGTGGCAACGCCAGATGCATTATCGTCAGCACCTGGATAATAATCCTTACTGTCCCTGGTTCTACCCAAATGATCGTAATGTGCGCCAAGAACAATATACTCTTGTTTGAGTGCAGGATCACTGCCCTCCACCAAGCCTACGACATTGGTCGCCATAAGCCAAGCCAGATCGATCTTCAGTTCAAACTCCTGCTTGTAACTCGGGAAGAAAGGTTGTAGACCAGCGCTTTGAAAATGATCGAGAATATAGGCGGTCGCTTTATCTTTTCCTGCGGTACCCAAGGCACGGCCTTCCAATTCTTCGGAAGCTAAATAATGTACGTGCTTCGACAGTTTGTCAGATGAAAAGGTTTGTCCAAATGTTAGTTGAACAAGAAAAATCAGCAAAAAGAAAATATAGAATTTTTTCATATTAAATAATTGGTTAGCATCCATCGAAGATAATAGAATAGTCGGAAAAAATTAAGAACAAGAAAACTTATTTAACATCCTATTAACTTTCAACTACAGTGATTTCCATATCAACCCCAATTGAACACGACCTTTCTTCCTCGAATTCAGGAATTATAGTGATTTCCAAAACTGAGCTGGACGCCTTAAAAACCATAAAAAATGGATGAAAAGCCGGCATATTCCAAGTTTTAATATGAATTTAACACGGAAAAATACCTATTTTTTACTATTTTTAACGCAATCCCAAAATCTTTAAGAGAGAGCCCATGCTATTTACCATACTTCTAGGACTGATTTCTTCCCTATTGCTGATACCTTTTGGCAAAAAGTTAAAATCATCTTGGAGTATTTTATTGCCTTTGGTGCCGACAATTCTATTTGCCATTTACCTGGGCTATATCCCAAAAATCGCCAATGGAATAACTTTATCGCAAGCCATTAATTGGGTTCCGTCCTTGGGTGTCAACTTTAACCTGAAGTTAGACGGACTTTCCCTACTGTTCTGTTTATTGATTACGGGCATCGGCACGGGTATCTTCTTTTATGCCCGAACATACCTAAAGGGACACCCCTATTTCGACCGATTCTTTGGCTACCTCTATTTGTTTATGTCAGCCATGTTGGGTGTGGTCCTATCGGATAATATCTTCCTGCTGTTCATTTTTTGGGAGCTGACGAGTATCAGTTCATTCTTCCTTATCGGTTTCAACAACGATCAGGAGGCCTCCCGCAAAAGCGCGATGACAGCACTGACCATTACCGGGATGGGTGGTTTCTTTCTGTTGGCCGGCTTGGTGCTGGTGGGCAATGTGGCGGGAACCTATCAGATTTCGGAACTCATTCAATACAAAGACCAGATACAGGCACATCCGCAATACCCTTTGATCTTGGGGCTTATCTTTATGGGTGCATTTACCAAATCGGCGCAGTTTCCATTCCATTTCTGGTTACCGGGCGCGATGAAGGCACCGACCCCCGTGTCGGCATACCTCCACTCGGCCACCATGGTAAAAGCAGGGATCTATCTTTTGGCACGTTTCTTCCCAATTTTGGGAGGCACCGAACTGTGGAGCTATACCCTGATGGGCTTCGGCGGATTTACCATGCTCTTTGCAGCGGTACATTCCCTCTTCCGAACGGACCTCAAATCCATCCTTGCCTATACGACAATTTCGGCACTCGGTATCCTGGTATTCCTATTGGGCATCGGCACCAAGGAAGCGATTGTTGCCGCCTCGGTGTTTATATTGGTCCATGCCCTTTATAAGGCTACCCTGTTCCTGGTGACGGGAATTATTGACCACGAAACGGGCACCCGTGATATCTGCAAACTGGGCGGATTGCGGAAAGTATTGCCCCCTGTAGCATTAGCTGCATTTTTAGCCGCGCTGAGTAGTGCCGGAGTGCCCCTCACCTTCGGCTTTATCGGAAAGGACCTCATCTACGAAGCTACCCTCCATTCACCTGAAGGCTGGATGCTGATCCTGACAGGATTAGCCGTTGTGACGAACATCTGCCTTTCCGCCGGCGGTTTTATGGCCGGTCTGAAGCCTTTCTTCGGTAAATTACCGGAAGCCTACAGCAAGGTCCACCTGCCGTACAAATCCATGTGGATTCCACCATTGATCCTAGCAGTTCTGGGCGTTGTTTTTGGCTGTATGCCGGGATGGGTGGGCAACATGCTGAACTACCAAGCGGCTAACAGCATATTTGGCACCGATACGGAAATGCACTTGGCGATATGGCATGGTTTCAACACCGTCCTCTTGCTGAGCGCTATCACCATAGTCAGTGGATTTATCCTCTACTTCAGTAATAAACCGAGCGCAGCCAAAGTTAATTTTATCCAGAAATTTGAGTCCATCTCCGCGCAGCGCATACTGACGGGATATGGAAATGATATCCTGAAATTTTCGGAACGCTTTACGAACTTCTTCCACAACGGATACCTGCGCTCCTACCACATGAAGATCATTCTCTTTGCAGAAGGATTACTGATCTACAAATTGTGGCAGAGTGGACCCATACAGATTGATTTCGACAACCTGACACCGCTCACCATCTATGAGGTTGCCGTGGTGGTTATTCTCTTAGGGGCATTGCTGATCGTCGTATCGACACCTTCCCGCTTAACTTCGGTGGTGGCGATGAGTGTTATCGGGTATTGTATCTGTTTGATGTATGTGTTCTACAGTGCACCGGATTTGGCGATGACGCAGTTTACCATCGATACATTAAGTACGGTCTTGTTCGTTTTGGTGCTTTACAAACTACCAAGCTTCCTGAACCTAGCTTCCAAGAAGCAGATGTACCGCGACAGTGTGGTAGCTTTAGGTTTTGGTGCCATCCTGGCGATTATCGCCCTGAAAGTACTTTACGAACCGATTCAAACACAGACCAGCGATTTCTACGGAGAAAATGCCTATATATTGGCAAAGGGAAAAAATGTGGTCAACTTGATCCTAGCGGATTTCCGTGGTATTGACACCATGTTTGAAACCGTGGTTCTTGGCATCGCCGCATTAGGGGTGTACAGTTTATTAAAATTAAGGTTAAAATCATCAGAAAAGGAATAGGATGCGCAGTATAATTTTACAGACAGCAACGCGGTATCTATTACCGATCTTATTATTGTTCTCCTTCTTTCTGTTATTGAGAGGACATTACTCCCCTGGAGGGGGATTTGTGGGCGGCTTGGTTGCATCCATTGCATTCGTTTTGCACAGTTTCGCCAATGGTACCGAAGCCACCATGAAAATATTGAAGCGAAAACCATTATCCCTCATCCCAATCGGGTTGGGGATATCGGCGGTCAGTGTGGTCCTTCCGACGTTCTTCGGTCTGCCACCCATGACCGGATTATGGTGGGAAGAGAAAATCCCCGTGATCGGCATGATCGGATCGGCGCTGTTCTTTGACCTGGGCGTTTACCTGGTCGTTATTGGCGTGGTATTAACCATATTGTTCACCATTTCCCTAACGAAAGATTAATCCATGGAGTTACTGTTAGTATTGGTCTTAGGCCTCTTGTACGCTGCTGGGGTATTCCTGATCCTTCGCCGGAGCATGGTGAAATTGCTCTTGGGGATCATGTTGCTCGGGAATGGAACGAACATCCTGATTTTCCTATTGGGATCCATTACCAAGGGAAAACCACCTGTCATCGATCCGGACCATAATGTTTTCCAGGATATCTACGCTGATCCGATCCCGCAGGCACTGATCCTGACGGCCATCGTGATCAGCTTTGCCTTGACAGCCTTCGCGATCGTATTACTGAAACGTGTCTACGCATTAGTGGACACCGATGATTTAGATGACTTAAACACGCCGGAAGAAGAAGATATATGATCGATAACCATATTTTAGCCCCAGTATTTATCCATCTCTTTACGGCGATCATCCAATTGGTTGCCTGGCGGAAGACGGTTTCTCAACGCTTTCTTAGCGTTGGCGGGACATTCATTGGCTTGCTGATCGCTATCCGACTGTTTGCGAAGGTCTATACCGAAGGCTCACTGCACCTGAATGCATCCAACTGGGAAGCGCCTTTTGGCATCGTCTTCGTGGCCGATCTGCTCAGTACCACCATGGTGCTCTTGACATCGATCGCCGGATTTGCAGTATCCATCTTTTCCTCCGTTGGCTTGAGCAGACAGCGAATGCTGTATGGCTATTTCCCGATTTTCCACTTCTTGTTGATGGGGCTCAATGGTGCCTTCCTGACCGGCGATATATTCAACCTATACGTCTGGTTTGAGGTTATCATTATCTCCTCCTTTGTGTTGATGACCCTAGGTGGTCGTAAGGCGCAGTTGGAGGGCGCCGTAAAGTACATGGCGATGAACATCCTGGCTTCGACATTTTTCCTTACGGGCATCGGGATTCTATATGGCATTACGGGATCCTTGAACATGGTCGATCTGGCCCTGAAAATCCGTGACTTCGACAACAAAGCGCTGGTGGGTGTGACATCCATCTTCTTTATCCTAGGATTCGGTATTAAATCGGCCGTATTCCCGCTCTATTATTGGCTGCCATCCTCCTACCATACTCCGCCATCAGCGGTGGCCGCAACGTTTGGAGGTTTGCTCACCAAGGTCGGCATTTACGCCATCCTGCGGGTTTTCAGCTTGATCTTTATTCCGGACGACTTTACCAGAACATTATTTATGGTCATTGCCGTGCTCACCATCCTGACGGGAGCATTCGGCGCGCTGATCAAAACAAATATCCGCAGGTTATTTTCCTACCTGATCGTCTGCCACATCGGCTTTATGTTGGGTGGTATCGCTATGTTTACCAAACTCGCCCTGATGGGAACCGTATTCTACCTGATCCATGACATCATGGTCAAGACCAATATGTTCCTGATTGCTGGCTATATCCGCCTGGTCCGGGGAACCATGGACATGAAGCGTTTGGGTGGCCTCTATAAGGAATATCCCCTGATCTCCCTGATTATAGCGTTGATCCTGTTCTCCTTGGTAGGTATCCCACCATTATCTGGATTCTGGCCTAAGATCTACCTATTCCAGGAAGCCTTTGTCGATAAACAGTATTTCTTCGTTGCAGCGCTGATCATCGGGAGTTTGGTGACCATGTACGTCATCGCCAAGATGTGGTCAGAAGTGTTCTGGAAGGATAGCCCAGCGGACGAAGTGGTGGAAGACAACTTCAAGGATTTGCCCCTGTTCAAAAAGCTTCTGCTGATTATTCCGATTCTTATCTTGGGATCAGTAACTTTATATATTGGGTTGAATGCAGAAAACATCATCACTGTAGTCGACAGGATAACGAACGAATTGTTGGACACAAGCTCATACATCCGTACGGTGTTGGGTGATAAAGTATTTGAGCAATGATCAAGTTTTTCCTAATGAACCTCTTGCTATCCTTTATCTGGGTAGCGCTGACCGGATCCATGTACTATTCGAACTTCATTTTCGGCTACCTCTTGGGTTTTGGCGTGCTATGGGTTATGAACAGGGATGAAACCGACCAACGGTACTTCTATCGTGTTCCGAAGATCATCAGTTTCTTTTTCTTTTTCCTGTTCGAGATGATCAAGGCCAACATTCAGGTGGCCTACGATGTGATCACCCCGAAATACTTTTTTAAACCGGGCATTATACGGTACCCGATCAATGCGCAGACGGATTTTGAAATCAATATCCTCTCCACATTTATCTCCCTGACACCCGGTACACTGATCATTGATATCAGTGACGATAGAAAAGCGATTTATATACATGTGATGTACCTGAAGGATGAGGAACAGTTCATCCGTTCCCTAAAGACAGGTGTTGAGCGTAAATTATTGGAGATATTACGATGAGTTTAGAGACCTATTTTGATTATGTCATCCTGCCGATCCTGACCATTTCGGTATTGTTGGTCTTTATCCGATTGTTTAAGGGGCCAACAGTTGTGGACCGGGTGATTGCCCTGGATCTGATCATTACGATTGGTATCGGTATTATCACGGTCTACAGTATCCGTCAGGAACAGGAAGTCCTGTTGGATGTGGCGATCATCCTTGCGCTGATTGCATTCTTGGGGACCATTGCCTTTTCATATTACATAGAGAAACAGAAAGATGATTGATATTATATTGGCCATATTCAGCACCATCGGTGCCTTATCCATTCTATTCGCAGCAATTGGCGTCCTGCGGATGCCTGATTTCTACCTTCGCCTCTCCGTGACCGTAAAGGCGGCAACCTTAGGGGTGGGTTTGTTACTCACCTGTGCAGCCATTATGTTCCCAGAGGATGTTTCGGTAACCACCAAATCCATCGCCATTATCTTCTTCTTGCTTCTTACGGCTCCTATTGCCGCCCACATGATTGCCAAGGCCGCGTATTTTACAGGTACTCCGCTCTGGAAAGGAACGGTGGTAGACCGATTACAGGGCATGTACAACAAGGAAACCCACTGCTTGGAGAGCGACCCTAAAAAAGCAGATCGTGCCGCCGAAGATAATATCGCCGACACGGACGATGCCACGGACTAAAACAGAATACACACCGGTTTAGACGCCTTGATTCGCTTACCTGAATCGGTCAGCAATCCTTTCTTAGCATCCCGAGCGAAGACAACAATCTCGTCTGTCAGTTGATTGCCCACCAGGATAAAGCGCTCATCCGGGCTAAAATTAAAGTTTCGCGGTCCTTTTCCCATCACCGATATCACCTGTTTTTGCGTTAATTTACCCTTGCGG is a genomic window containing:
- a CDS encoding proton-conducting transporter membrane subunit, with amino-acid sequence MIDNHILAPVFIHLFTAIIQLVAWRKTVSQRFLSVGGTFIGLLIAIRLFAKVYTEGSLHLNASNWEAPFGIVFVADLLSTTMVLLTSIAGFAVSIFSSVGLSRQRMLYGYFPIFHFLLMGLNGAFLTGDIFNLYVWFEVIIISSFVLMTLGGRKAQLEGAVKYMAMNILASTFFLTGIGILYGITGSLNMVDLALKIRDFDNKALVGVTSIFFILGFGIKSAVFPLYYWLPSSYHTPPSAVAATFGGLLTKVGIYAILRVFSLIFIPDDFTRTLFMVIAVLTILTGAFGALIKTNIRRLFSYLIVCHIGFMLGGIAMFTKLALMGTVFYLIHDIMVKTNMFLIAGYIRLVRGTMDMKRLGGLYKEYPLISLIIALILFSLVGIPPLSGFWPKIYLFQEAFVDKQYFFVAALIIGSLVTMYVIAKMWSEVFWKDSPADEVVEDNFKDLPLFKKLLLIIPILILGSVTLYIGLNAENIITVVDRITNELLDTSSYIRTVLGDKVFEQ
- the acs gene encoding acetate--CoA ligase, whose product is MNFQIKSFEEYQEAYKKSVEEPEAFWGEIADHFFWKRKWTNVLNWNFKEPDIKWFEGGKLNITENCLDRHIYKLGDQPAIIWEPNDPNEAHRVLTYKQLLQKVEQFATVLKNNNIRKGDRVCIYLPMVPELVIAVLACARIGAIHNVVFGGFSARSIADRIMDAECKLVITADGGFRGQKVLELKSIVDDALMQCDSVEKVIVLTRTRTPISMIKGRDVWWEDEIKKVETMGNPPCPAEEMDAEDTLFILYTSGSTGKPKGVVHTTAGYMVYTGYTFANTFQYQPGEVYFCTADIGWITGHSYIIYGPLSQGATSLMFEGIPTYPDASRFWDIVEKYKVNTLYTAPTAIRSLMAFGDEFIEGKDLSSLRVLGTVGEPINEEAWNWYHDKVGGGKCPIVDTWWQTENGGHLITPIAGITPEIPGYAMLPLPGVQPALMDENGEEIQGNDVSGNLCIKFPWPGMLRTTWGDHERCRQTYFSTYENMYFTGDGCYRSPEGYYRITGRVDDVLNVSGHRIGTAEVENAINMHADVVESAIVGYPHPVKGQGIYAYVIANHHIDAEKTRQDILQTVTRIIGAIAKPDIIQFVDDLPKTRSGKIMRRILRKIAEGELESLGDTSTLQDPTVVEAIIEGSKQMK
- a CDS encoding putative monovalent cation/H+ antiporter subunit A, coding for MLFTILLGLISSLLLIPFGKKLKSSWSILLPLVPTILFAIYLGYIPKIANGITLSQAINWVPSLGVNFNLKLDGLSLLFCLLITGIGTGIFFYARTYLKGHPYFDRFFGYLYLFMSAMLGVVLSDNIFLLFIFWELTSISSFFLIGFNNDQEASRKSAMTALTITGMGGFFLLAGLVLVGNVAGTYQISELIQYKDQIQAHPQYPLILGLIFMGAFTKSAQFPFHFWLPGAMKAPTPVSAYLHSATMVKAGIYLLARFFPILGGTELWSYTLMGFGGFTMLFAAVHSLFRTDLKSILAYTTISALGILVFLLGIGTKEAIVAASVFILVHALYKATLFLVTGIIDHETGTRDICKLGGLRKVLPPVALAAFLAALSSAGVPLTFGFIGKDLIYEATLHSPEGWMLILTGLAVVTNICLSAGGFMAGLKPFFGKLPEAYSKVHLPYKSMWIPPLILAVLGVVFGCMPGWVGNMLNYQAANSIFGTDTEMHLAIWHGFNTVLLLSAITIVSGFILYFSNKPSAAKVNFIQKFESISAQRILTGYGNDILKFSERFTNFFHNGYLRSYHMKIILFAEGLLIYKLWQSGPIQIDFDNLTPLTIYEVAVVVILLGALLIVVSTPSRLTSVVAMSVIGYCICLMYVFYSAPDLAMTQFTIDTLSTVLFVLVLYKLPSFLNLASKKQMYRDSVVALGFGAILAIIALKVLYEPIQTQTSDFYGENAYILAKGKNVVNLILADFRGIDTMFETVVLGIAALGVYSLLKLRLKSSEKE
- a CDS encoding Na+/H+ antiporter subunit E, with translation MIKFFLMNLLLSFIWVALTGSMYYSNFIFGYLLGFGVLWVMNRDETDQRYFYRVPKIISFFFFFLFEMIKANIQVAYDVITPKYFFKPGIIRYPINAQTDFEINILSTFISLTPGTLIIDISDDRKAIYIHVMYLKDEEQFIRSLKTGVERKLLEILR
- a CDS encoding Na+/H+ antiporter subunit B; this translates as MRSIILQTATRYLLPILLLFSFFLLLRGHYSPGGGFVGGLVASIAFVLHSFANGTEATMKILKRKPLSLIPIGLGISAVSVVLPTFFGLPPMTGLWWEEKIPVIGMIGSALFFDLGVYLVVIGVVLTILFTISLTKD
- a CDS encoding M28 family metallopeptidase; amino-acid sequence: MKKFYIFFLLIFLVQLTFGQTFSSDKLSKHVHYLASEELEGRALGTAGKDKATAYILDHFQSAGLQPFFPSYKQEFELKIDLAWLMATNVVGLVEGSDPALKQEYIVLGAHYDHLGRTRDSKDYYPGADDNASGVATLLELASYYGKPENRPKRSLIFIAFDAEESGLNGSKYFVDHLATDTLIQIKAMFSFDMVGMLSKNGGLGLKGIGTLANGKELAHKHARELQVKNVSSLIEMRTDTDPFGKKGIPAIHVYTGSKSPYHKPADKADLLDYPGMEKVAQYTADLVDDLASQPEILAISSMDVKRGKGGRNYQRFTYGLTFGLGSSSHSYKEEFFDAKEDAAASGGVRLQYRFHRQFSLSLEGLYNYNSSQSAQQTFSREGIMVPLNLQFGTNFYVFAGAYYTHYLKAKIGDQKLDFKDSLRKQEWGANYGVGINYLRYDVRLQGTRGFQSIYNDGPKVIPRGFYISFTYNL
- the mnhG gene encoding monovalent cation/H(+) antiporter subunit G, with the protein product MIDIILAIFSTIGALSILFAAIGVLRMPDFYLRLSVTVKAATLGVGLLLTCAAIMFPEDVSVTTKSIAIIFFLLLTAPIAAHMIAKAAYFTGTPLWKGTVVDRLQGMYNKETHCLESDPKKADRAAEDNIADTDDATD
- a CDS encoding monovalent cation/H+ antiporter complex subunit F — translated: MSLETYFDYVILPILTISVLLVFIRLFKGPTVVDRVIALDLIITIGIGIITVYSIRQEQEVLLDVAIILALIAFLGTIAFSYYIEKQKDD
- a CDS encoding Na+/H+ antiporter subunit C; the protein is MELLLVLVLGLLYAAGVFLILRRSMVKLLLGIMLLGNGTNILIFLLGSITKGKPPVIDPDHNVFQDIYADPIPQALILTAIVISFALTAFAIVLLKRVYALVDTDDLDDLNTPEEEDI